In Candidatus Defluviibacterium haderslevense, the following are encoded in one genomic region:
- a CDS encoding T9SS type A sorting domain-containing protein — protein sequence MKIIASILFSFVFAKILLGQGIFNKYQYDNYWNPTFTGINTYKNQIWTFGSLTRTTDHVNDLMVSQLDNKGNLLEFNVLKDDSTYHWFNVGMERINNDLYTITNEPYISSCLVKYNTISSSFEKLATYKSKEKENTFYTCHDFIKFGNEHFIMSSVDNSKLINNGLSSIQISKISTSGIKLWEFQYKINYFSCYPTKIRILKDSQLIISCVGNKDAEFNQNDRKSIISFFIHLTKDGKLIKIVTAHKVYANINDFVYQSDGSYICAGADTVHISLKNWYAVCPIIFKLDSLGYEIWSKDISDRKISSPGLEQMDYVEYDSASELFVSAGIGKYLNDYGPQKRIRLLSCIGFNNNGDIVWNRVLKNNIGQLQDICFGMELLNGNVWVVGITGIFDEEINNYYNSAVLIKLNMDGCVEENCIDTKIDTSMLRFTFGPNPINNEMIVYSNEFDDINFKIYSLEGKLKLTYLIPPFSYHRSISTTELDNGIYIIEAINTKTNRRFIDKLIVQNQ from the coding sequence TTGAAAATAATTGCTTCTATATTATTCTCTTTTGTATTTGCGAAGATACTATTGGGGCAAGGAATCTTTAATAAATATCAATATGATAATTATTGGAATCCAACATTTACAGGTATAAATACTTATAAAAATCAAATATGGACATTTGGATCTTTAACTAGAACCACTGATCATGTAAACGATTTGATGGTTAGTCAATTGGATAATAAGGGCAATTTGCTGGAATTTAATGTATTAAAAGATGATAGTACTTACCATTGGTTCAATGTTGGAATGGAAAGAATAAATAATGACTTATATACTATTACAAATGAACCTTATATTTCATCATGTTTAGTTAAATACAATACCATTTCATCAAGTTTTGAAAAATTGGCCACATATAAAAGTAAGGAAAAGGAAAATACATTCTATACTTGTCATGACTTTATTAAATTTGGAAATGAACACTTTATTATGAGCTCCGTAGACAACTCCAAATTAATTAATAATGGACTATCTTCGATACAAATTTCAAAAATCAGTACTTCTGGTATTAAATTATGGGAATTCCAATATAAAATTAATTATTTTAGTTGTTATCCAACTAAAATTAGAATATTAAAGGATTCTCAACTTATTATTTCATGTGTTGGGAATAAAGATGCTGAATTTAATCAAAATGATCGTAAATCAATAATCTCTTTTTTTATTCATTTAACTAAAGATGGGAAATTAATTAAAATAGTCACCGCACATAAAGTATATGCTAATATTAATGATTTTGTTTATCAAAGTGATGGAAGTTATATTTGTGCTGGAGCAGATACCGTTCATATCAGTTTAAAAAATTGGTATGCCGTTTGTCCAATTATTTTTAAATTAGATAGTTTAGGATATGAAATATGGAGTAAAGATATATCCGATAGAAAAATTAGTTCTCCAGGTCTTGAACAAATGGATTATGTCGAATATGATTCAGCTTCTGAGTTATTTGTAAGTGCTGGAATTGGCAAGTATCTAAATGATTATGGTCCTCAGAAAAGAATTAGGTTATTGAGTTGTATTGGGTTTAATAACAATGGGGATATTGTTTGGAATAGGGTCCTGAAGAACAATATAGGACAACTTCAGGATATTTGTTTTGGAATGGAATTATTAAATGGCAATGTCTGGGTAGTTGGGATTACTGGAATTTTTGATGAGGAAATTAATAATTATTACAATAGTGCTGTTCTTATTAAACTTAATATGGATGGTTGTGTAGAAGAAAATTGCATTGATACAAAAATTGATACAAGCATGTTGAGATTTACTTTTGGTCCCAATCCAATAAATAATGAAATGATTGTATATTCTAATGAGTTCGATGATATTAATTTTAAAATATATAGTCTTGAGGGAAAATTGAAATTAACCTATTTAATTCCTCCTTTTTCTTACCACAGAAGTATATCTACCACAGAACTGGATAACGGAATTTATATAATTGAAGCAATAAATACAAAAACAAATAGAAGGTTTATTGACAAGTTAATTGTACAAAATCAATAA
- a CDS encoding DUF1761 domain-containing protein, which translates to MEMNWLITFIAALVPLVIGFVWYNPKVFGNAWMAGSGMTEESMKGNNMTLVMILSFVFSFMLAIIMHPIAIHQFGLFSLLENQPGMHDNPITNPDWNALMPKYADNFRTFKHGVLHGVIAALFFFLPTYGTMALYERRGFKYIAINVGYWAVSLGIMGGLISQFK; encoded by the coding sequence ATGGAAATGAATTGGTTAATTACTTTTATCGCTGCCCTGGTGCCGCTGGTAATTGGATTTGTGTGGTACAATCCCAAAGTTTTTGGAAATGCCTGGATGGCAGGATCCGGAATGACGGAAGAAAGTATGAAAGGGAATAACATGACCCTCGTTATGATCTTGTCCTTTGTATTTAGTTTCATGTTGGCTATTATTATGCATCCTATAGCCATTCATCAATTTGGTTTATTTTCTCTTTTAGAAAACCAACCAGGAATGCATGACAATCCGATTACGAATCCGGATTGGAATGCATTAATGCCAAAGTATGCAGACAATTTCAGAACGTTTAAACATGGTGTGTTACATGGAGTAATAGCTGCATTATTCTTTTTCTTGCCTACCTACGGCACGATGGCCTTATATGAGAGAAGAGGATTTAAGTATATTGCTATTAATGTAGGTTACTGGGCAGTAAGTCTTGGAATTATGGGTGGTTTAATCAGCCAGTTCAAATAG